One window of Trifolium pratense cultivar HEN17-A07 linkage group LG5, ARS_RC_1.1, whole genome shotgun sequence genomic DNA carries:
- the LOC123883643 gene encoding protein LSD1-like: MRSHIMCSGCRNLLLYPRGASNVCCALCNTITPVLPPGIEMSQLYCGGCRTLLMYSRGATSVRCSCCNTLNLIPDCNQMSHIHCGNCRTTLMYPYGAPSVKCAICHYITNVCTTNGRPPIPAKRPNETTGSGTSRPRFESQTVVVENPMSVDSSGKLVSNVVVGVTTEKK; this comes from the exons ATGCGGAGCCACATTATGTGTAGTGGGTGTAGGAACCTCTTGCTTTACCCTAGAGGAGCGAGCAATGTTTGTTGTGCATTGTGCAACACAATTACCCCTGTTCTTCCTCCCG GAATAGAAATGTCACAACTTTATTGTGGAGGCTGTAGGACATTGCTAATGTACTCTCGTGGAGCTACTAGTGTGCGATGTTCCTGCTGTAATACTCTAAATCTTATACCAG ATTGTAATCAAATGAGCCATATCCATTGTGGGAACTGCCGGACAACACTTATGTATCCTTATGGAGCTCCCTCAGTCAAATGTGCAATTTGTCACTATATCACTAATGTCTGC ACGACCAACGGAAGGCCGCCAATTCCTGCAAAGAGACCTAATGAAACAACCGGCTCCGGAACG TCAAGACCCCGCTTTGAGAGCCAAACTGTAGTAGTAGAAAATCCCATGTCCGTTGATTCAAGTGGGAAATTG GTAAGCAACGTTGTTGTTGGCGTTACAACAGAGAAGAAATGA
- the LOC123883644 gene encoding uncharacterized protein LOC123883644 isoform X2, whose product MAKFKDFLEIEEGIWRQDFLYDIIGVVDDIGYTQRFQGSKKVQINFRLRDVSNNKICCTLWENYATQLITYMDEKTDAGGTIVCMKYAKIKPAGKFPLTVSNTWTTTKLFINDKILEILNFQKSLDEAISNGIMTTVVNTSSQLMSQSSGSSMYTLEQKFVQNHEIMPLSQMCCLTRDTTCVTVVKTVKVRSNNKGWYFQACYKCPKAVSGDKPPYKCGDNHPTETQIWKYRLDVDVKYENTESTFTFWDREVAQLLEVTAADLRDQCHDIEGKTIAVRVKWQPKWKNGSVNEVHNGPDFIENLIDQFNGPTQDKKSAVPNDSAVSENNTPSKSITASLDVVIPMVSLSGTDEIDPEVVSMKTPSKRNGASILSCAENDETHELIASNASSTKMAKHQKME is encoded by the exons ATGGCTAAATTTAAAGACTTTCTGGAAATAGAAGAGGGAATCTGGCGTCAAGATTTTCTGTATG ACATTATTGGAGTTGTCGATGACATTGGATATACACAGAGATTTCAAGGAAGTAAGAAAGTTCAAATCAACTTTCGTCTCAGAGATGTTAG CAACAATAAGATTTGTTGCACCCTTTGGGAAAATTATGCTACCCAATTGATCACTTACATGGATGAGAAGACTGATGCTGGTGGGACAATTGTTTGTATGAAATATGCAAAAATCAAGCCTGCAG gaaaattTCCCTTGACTGTTTCAAACACATGGACTACTACAAAGCTTTTCATCAATGACAAAATCCTAGAAATTCTCAACTTCCAAAAAAG TTTAGATGAGGCTATTTCAAATGGAATCATGACTACTGTTGTTAATACATCTTCTCAACTTATGAGCCAATCATCTGGAAGCTCGATGTACACTCTGGAACAAAAATTTGTACAAAATCATGAAATCATGCCACTGTCACAAATGTGTTGTCTTACTAGG gaTACGACCTGTGTTACGGTTGTCAAAACTGTTAAAGTTAGGTCGAACAACAAGGGCTGGTATTTTCAAGCTTGCTATAAATGCCCGAAAGCTGTAAGCGGTGACAAACCACCATATAAATGTGGAGATAACCATCCAACTGAGACACAAATTTGGAAGTACAGGCTGGATGTTgatgtaaaatatgaaaatacagAATCAACCTTTACTTTCTGGGACCGTGAAGTCGCACAGCTGTTGGAAGTGACTGCAGCCGATCTTCGCGACCAATGTCATGAT ATTGAGGGTAAAACTATAGCTGTACGTGTCAAGTGGCAGCCGAAATGGAAAAATGGATCTGTTAATGAAGTTCATAACGGACCAGATTTCATTGAAAATCTCATAGATCAATTCAATGGACCTACTCAG GATAAGAAATCTGCTGTCCCTAATGACTCTGCTGTATCTGAG AACAACACTCCTTCTAAATCCATTACTGCCAGTCTTGATGTTGTTATTCCAATG GTTTCTCTCTCTGGTACTGATGAGATTGATCCTGAAGTTGTCTCAATGAAAACACCTTCAAAAAGAAATGGAGCTTCTATTCTTTCCTGTGCTGAAAATGATGAAACTCATGAGTTGATTGCCTCGAATGCATCTTCAACTAAAATGGCCAAGCACCAGAAGATGGAGTAA
- the LOC123883644 gene encoding uncharacterized protein LOC123883644 isoform X1 encodes MAKFKDFLEIEEGIWRQDFLYDIIGVVDDIGYTQRFQGSKKVQINFRLRDVSNNKICCTLWENYATQLITYMDEKTDAGGTIVCMKYAKIKPAGKFPLTVSNTWTTTKLFINDKILEILNFQKSLDEAISNGIMTTVVNTSSQLMSQSSGSSMYTLEQKFVQNHEIMPLSQMCCLTRDTTCVTVVKTVKVRSNNKGWYFQACYKCPKAVSGDKPPYKCGDNHPTETQIWKYRLDVDVKYENTESTFTFWDREVAQLLEVTAADLRDQCHDIGLTDPLDYPTTIDKIEGKTIAVRVKWQPKWKNGSVNEVHNGPDFIENLIDQFNGPTQDKKSAVPNDSAVSENNTPSKSITASLDVVIPMVSLSGTDEIDPEVVSMKTPSKRNGASILSCAENDETHELIASNASSTKMAKHQKME; translated from the exons ATGGCTAAATTTAAAGACTTTCTGGAAATAGAAGAGGGAATCTGGCGTCAAGATTTTCTGTATG ACATTATTGGAGTTGTCGATGACATTGGATATACACAGAGATTTCAAGGAAGTAAGAAAGTTCAAATCAACTTTCGTCTCAGAGATGTTAG CAACAATAAGATTTGTTGCACCCTTTGGGAAAATTATGCTACCCAATTGATCACTTACATGGATGAGAAGACTGATGCTGGTGGGACAATTGTTTGTATGAAATATGCAAAAATCAAGCCTGCAG gaaaattTCCCTTGACTGTTTCAAACACATGGACTACTACAAAGCTTTTCATCAATGACAAAATCCTAGAAATTCTCAACTTCCAAAAAAG TTTAGATGAGGCTATTTCAAATGGAATCATGACTACTGTTGTTAATACATCTTCTCAACTTATGAGCCAATCATCTGGAAGCTCGATGTACACTCTGGAACAAAAATTTGTACAAAATCATGAAATCATGCCACTGTCACAAATGTGTTGTCTTACTAGG gaTACGACCTGTGTTACGGTTGTCAAAACTGTTAAAGTTAGGTCGAACAACAAGGGCTGGTATTTTCAAGCTTGCTATAAATGCCCGAAAGCTGTAAGCGGTGACAAACCACCATATAAATGTGGAGATAACCATCCAACTGAGACACAAATTTGGAAGTACAGGCTGGATGTTgatgtaaaatatgaaaatacagAATCAACCTTTACTTTCTGGGACCGTGAAGTCGCACAGCTGTTGGAAGTGACTGCAGCCGATCTTCGCGACCAATGTCATGAT ATTGGTCTGACTGACCCTCTCGATTATCCTACAACCATTGACAAGATTGAGGGTAAAACTATAGCTGTACGTGTCAAGTGGCAGCCGAAATGGAAAAATGGATCTGTTAATGAAGTTCATAACGGACCAGATTTCATTGAAAATCTCATAGATCAATTCAATGGACCTACTCAG GATAAGAAATCTGCTGTCCCTAATGACTCTGCTGTATCTGAG AACAACACTCCTTCTAAATCCATTACTGCCAGTCTTGATGTTGTTATTCCAATG GTTTCTCTCTCTGGTACTGATGAGATTGATCCTGAAGTTGTCTCAATGAAAACACCTTCAAAAAGAAATGGAGCTTCTATTCTTTCCTGTGCTGAAAATGATGAAACTCATGAGTTGATTGCCTCGAATGCATCTTCAACTAAAATGGCCAAGCACCAGAAGATGGAGTAA
- the LOC123883647 gene encoding uncharacterized protein LOC123883647, with translation MATIPEVTVEDIAEANKDNADHDKDNVVKGKAVKQKSMKRKLYHGKRKRSSERIMQQALAKPIVGVGSSIAQPIVIKEPHEGILTQEDSTKLGTCYRAMKSWKNINKN, from the coding sequence ATGGCAACAATTCCTGAAGTAACTGTTGAAGACATTGCTGAAGCTAATAAGGACAACGCAGACCATGACAAAGACAATGTTGTGAAGGGCAAGGCTGTGAAGCAGAAATCTATGAAGAGGAAATTGTATCATGGGAAAAGGAAAAGAAGTAGTGAAAGGATCATGCAGCAAGCTTTAGCAAAACCAATTGTTGGAGTTGGTTCAAGTATTGCCCAGCCTATAGTGATTAAAGAGCCACATGAAGGGATATTAACACAAGAAGATTCAACAAAGCTTGGAACTTGTTATAGAGCCATGAAATCTtggaaaaatattaacaaaaattag